The following proteins are encoded in a genomic region of Oncorhynchus masou masou isolate Uvic2021 chromosome 19, UVic_Omas_1.1, whole genome shotgun sequence:
- the LOC135505902 gene encoding toll-like receptor 5 yields the protein MMRNLILLAIFGEYLQVVKCNPKCPIYGSIAACTSQSLYQVPALPPYITILYMRDNYISEINETSFSGLEVLKELDLSWQQVNGLIIRTNTFQRLENLAVLYLGYNTGLQIEPDAFVGLSNLRALSLYRCDLTESILQGDYLKPLVSLETLDLYGNQVKRIQPALFFVNMTDFQELNVSLNRMESICEEDLLGFQGKHFRLLKLNSLALYSMTQYGFDWKRCGNPFRNMSMETLDLSSNGFDVDKAKLFFKAIQGTKIHHLILEYSTMGKSFHFSNVKDPDRQTFEGLKNSSVKILDLSKCFIFTLQYAVFSPLTEVEDITIAQNKINQIDREAFFGLQNVQKLNLSHNLIGEIYSYTFDNLPNILLLDLSYNHIGALGYQAFKGLPNLQVLDLTGNSIRGLGTYGSLAPLPNIQLLRLADNKITSLEGLSVFAPNTIILNVQNNRLTNLEDVYTVLAKLMHIEFLWYGNNFIKWCTLNNNISVPAVNSLKLLELRNIALQMIWARGECMHIFQHLGKLLSLDLSFNSLQALPDGIFKGLISLEEMDLHFNSLTYLKPDIFPESLKTVDLSYNFLASPDPDAFHSLTWINLYRNQFHCDCGLEDFLTWLKGTNVTFPDPGVDEFSCEFPSDLHDISLLNFSSVISCEEDDERLFQELRLSLFIGCTALIILNIVGSIVFARLRGFLFKVYKKLTARIVEGPRRDPSAGGPRYDAYLCFSNNDYKWVETALLNRLDSQFAERNVLRCCFEVRDFIPGEDHLFNIRDAIWGSRKTVCIVSKEFLKDGWCLEAFTLAQSRMLEELRDVLIMVVVGNVPHYRLMKHECIRTFARKREYLQWPEDTQDIQWFYEKLMSKILQDKKNTSKDNNGDITLVNMTVGT from the coding sequence ATGATGAGGAACCTTATACTGCTGGCTATCTTTGGAGAATACCTGCAGGTGGTGAAATGCAACCCAAAATGCCCAATATATGGCTCTATAGCAGCTTGCACCAGCCAGTCTCTATATCAGGTCCCTGCGCTGCCTCCATACATTACCATTTTGTATATGAGGGATAACTACATCAGTGAGATCAATGAGACATCCTTCTCTGGGCTTGAAGTGTTAAAGGAACTGGACCTCAGTTGGCAACAAGTGAATGGGCTTATTATAAGAACTAACACCTTTCAAAGGCTGGAAAACTTGGCAGTGCTTTATTTAGGGTATAACACAGGTTTACAAATTGAGCCAGATGCGTTTGTGGGACTGTCCAACCTgagagctctctctctgtataggtGTGACCTGACTGAATCTATTTTACAGGGTGACTATCTCAAGCCCCTGGTTTCCTTGGAAACACTAGATCTGTATGGTAACCAGGTGAAAAGAATCCAACCTGCTCTATTCTTTGTGAACATGACAGATTTCCAAGAGCTAAACGTTTCCCTAAACCGGATGGAAAGCATATGTGAGGAAGATTTGCTTGGCTTTCAAGGCAAACACTTTCGGCTCCTCAAGTTGAACAGCCTCGCTCTATATAGCATGACTCAGTATGGCTTTGACTGGAAACGATGTGGAAATCCTTTTCGGAACATGTCCATGGAGACACTTGACTTATCTTCCAATGGATTCGATGTGGACAAGGCAAAACTGTTTTTCAAAGCAATCCAAGGGACCAAAATCCACCATCTTATTCTGGAATACAGCACCATGGGGAAATCATTTCATTTCAGCAATGTGAAAGACCCAGACAGGCAAACATTTGAGGGCCTCAAGAATAGTAGTGTCAAGATTCTAGATTTGTCCAAATGCTTTATATTTACATTGCAATATGCAGTATTCAGTCCACTGACAGAGGTAGAGGACATAACAATAGCCCAAAACAAAATTAACCAGATTGACAGGGAGGCGTTTTTTGGTCTTCAAAATGTACAAAAGCTCAACCTGTCACACAATCTTATAGGGGAAATCTATTCTTACACGTTTGACAATCTACCCAATATTTTATTACTAGATTTATCTTACAACCATATTGGTGCATTGGGATATCAGGCATTTAAAGGACTTCCAAACCTACAAGTTCTGGATCTTACAGGAAACTCTATTCGGGGACTAGGTACATATGGTTCTCTTGCACCACTACCAAACATCCAACTTCTTCGTTTGGCTGATAATAAGATTACATCCTTAGAGGGCCTCTCTGTCTTTGCTCCTAATACGATCATACTTAATGTTCAAAACAACAGGTTAACTAATTTAGAGGATGTATACACAGTTTTAGCTAAATTAATGCACATTGAGTTTCTCTGGTATGGTAACAACTTCATAAAGTGGTGCACCCTTAACAATAATATTTCAGTGCCAGCTGTAAACTCTCTGAAGCTGCTTGAGCTAAGGAACATCGCCTTGCAGATGATATGGGCACGGGGAGAGTGTATGCATATATTTCAACATCTTGGCAAGCTTTTAAGTCTGGATTTAAGCTTTAACTCCCTGCAGGCTCTCCCAGATGGTATATTTAAAGGCCTCATCTCTCTGGAAGAGATGGATCTTCACTTCAACTCACTCACATACCTCAAACCAGACATTTTTCCAGAGAGTCTCAAAACAGTTGACCTCTCTTACAATTTCCTGGCCTCTCCTGACCCAGACGCTTTCCATTCTCTCACCTGGATCAACCTGTATAGGAATCAATTCCACTGTGACTGCGGTCTGGAGGACTTTCTGACGTGGCTGAAAGGGACTAACGTGACTTTTCCTGACCCTGGCGTGGATGAATTCAGCTGTGAGTTTCCTTCAGATCTCCATGACATCAGCCTGTTGAATTTCAGCTCAGTCATATCGTGTGAGGAGGATGACGAGAGGCTGTTTCAGGAACTGAGGCTCTCGCTCTTCATCGGCTGCACAGCGCTCATCATCCTGAACATAGTCGGATCAATTGTTTTCGCTCGTCTCCGTGGATTCCTCTTCAAAGTTTACAAAAAGTTGACCGCCAGGATCGTTGAGGGCCCGAGGAGGGATCCTTCTGCTGGTGGGCCTCGGTACGACGCTTACTTATGCTTCAGCAACAACGACTACAAGTGGGTAGAAACCGCCCTGTTGAACAGACTAGACTCTCAGTTCGCGGAGCGAAACGTCCTCCGCTGCTGCTTCGAGGTCAGAGACTTCATCCCAGGTGAAGATCACCTGTTCAATATCAGGGACGCCATATGGGGGAGCAGGAAGACAGTTTGTATCGTCTCTAAAGAGTTCCTCAAGGACGGCTGGTGCCTGGAGGCCTTTACCCTGGCTCAGAGCAGGATGCTGGAGGAGCTCAGAGATGTTCTCATCATGGTGGTCGTGGGGAATGTCCCCCATTACAGACTGATGAAACATGAATGCATTAGGACCTTTGCCCGGAAGAGGGAGTACCTGCAGTGGCCAGAGGACACACAGGATATTCAATGGTTCTATGAGAAGCTCATGTCCAAGATTCTTCAGGACAAAAAGAACACCTCCAAAGATAACAATGGGGATATCACACTTGTAAATATGACAGTTGGAActtaa